The following proteins are co-located in the Chroococcidiopsis sp. TS-821 genome:
- a CDS encoding heme-binding protein produces MYLRQTRELTHQGAMVVLQGAIAKAEEMGVPQCIAIVDTGGNLLAFVRMDGAKILSQISATQKAVTAVSSRVPTGGVAQDVEIKLALATGGQLTNLKGGVPITIDDQIVGAIGVGSGTGQQDVEVALAGIAALQAVM; encoded by the coding sequence ATGTATTTGCGTCAAACGCGAGAGTTAACTCACCAAGGGGCGATGGTAGTGTTGCAAGGGGCGATCGCCAAAGCTGAAGAAATGGGCGTACCGCAGTGTATTGCGATTGTGGATACTGGGGGAAATTTATTGGCGTTTGTGCGGATGGATGGCGCGAAAATTTTGAGTCAAATTTCGGCAACGCAAAAAGCCGTGACGGCGGTTTCTTCGCGAGTACCAACAGGAGGAGTTGCGCAAGATGTCGAAATCAAACTGGCATTGGCAACGGGGGGACAATTAACGAATTTAAAAGGTGGAGTTCCGATTACGATTGATGACCAAATCGTCGGGGCGATCGGTGTGGGGTCGGGGACTGGACAACAAGATGTCGAAGTCGCTTTAGCTGGAATCGCTGCGTTACAGGCAGTTATGTAA
- a CDS encoding sugar MFS transporter, which translates to MRAPGWIGIALAFYAFIAIGIAEGGLGVLLPSILTAYNLTPATVTFLFLSQVSGYMVAAFSSSLLVSRIGLARMLLMASLTLTSTLVVYAIAPRWHIMVAAGTFLGLGVGLIDAGLNTYIANQRNANIMGVLHAFYGVGALLGPALATTLLAFGMNWRRIYLHIAAIVGVTVIGMLWAVVSNYKPMAKRVITQDTDARTSLKLALRTPAVLVAGVLLLVYVGTEASLGNWAYTVQSLSRGTPEVIAGYSVTAYWLGLTIGRLIMGRFVARWGAIRTLDLAIALLTIGLIAWWLLPNQLFSLPVIGFALAPIFPATIWLMPQRVSSHMVPAAIGFVTSVASLGAATVPTLVGWIANQAGLEIIPVLMIPLAVVVLGLHRWLVRYAPIKSERT; encoded by the coding sequence ATGCGTGCTCCAGGGTGGATCGGTATTGCGCTTGCATTTTACGCTTTTATTGCCATTGGGATTGCAGAGGGAGGTCTCGGAGTCTTATTACCTTCCATCTTGACTGCTTATAATCTTACTCCAGCAACGGTAACTTTTTTGTTTCTCAGCCAAGTCAGCGGTTACATGGTTGCGGCATTTTCTAGTAGTTTATTGGTTAGCCGCATCGGATTGGCGCGGATGTTGCTGATGGCGTCGCTGACGCTGACGAGTACGTTAGTCGTTTATGCGATCGCCCCGCGTTGGCATATTATGGTTGCGGCGGGAACGTTTTTAGGGTTAGGAGTTGGACTGATCGATGCTGGACTCAACACCTACATTGCCAATCAGCGTAACGCAAATATTATGGGCGTGTTACACGCATTCTACGGTGTTGGTGCATTACTAGGTCCTGCCTTAGCGACAACTCTTCTTGCTTTCGGAATGAACTGGCGACGCATCTATTTGCACATCGCTGCGATTGTCGGCGTTACTGTAATTGGGATGTTGTGGGCGGTCGTCTCTAACTATAAACCGATGGCTAAGCGTGTCATCACACAAGATACTGATGCGAGGACAAGTCTTAAATTAGCATTGAGAACACCCGCCGTCTTAGTTGCAGGGGTCTTGTTACTCGTTTACGTTGGTACAGAAGCCTCTTTAGGTAACTGGGCGTATACCGTTCAAAGTTTAAGTCGCGGAACTCCTGAAGTTATTGCCGGTTACAGCGTTACGGCGTATTGGTTAGGGCTAACAATTGGACGCTTGATTATGGGGCGTTTCGTCGCGCGCTGGGGTGCAATTCGCACGCTGGATTTAGCGATCGCGTTGCTAACGATTGGTTTAATTGCTTGGTGGTTGTTGCCAAATCAGTTATTTAGTTTACCTGTCATTGGTTTTGCACTTGCCCCCATTTTTCCCGCAACGATCTGGTTGATGCCGCAGCGCGTTTCTTCTCATATGGTGCCAGCGGCGATCGGATTTGTCACTAGCGTTGCTAGTTTAGGTGCAGCAACGGTGCCAACGCTTGTTGGTTGGATTGCAAATCAAGCTGGGTTAGAAATTATTCCTGTATTGATGATTCCGCTGGCTGTTGTCGTGTTGGGGTTACATCGTTGGTTGGTGAGGTATGCGCCTATAAAGAGTGAACGAACTTAA
- a CDS encoding GntR family transcriptional regulator, with the protein MTAKLQFPAVTGLSRTTQASVTDYLRKAILSGELPAGTRLVQAELSQALNVSVTPIREALRELSTQGLVDLDAFRGAVVHTPTLAELEEIFEIRAALLPLSIQRGVYAITERELQQAELLLMQMEVESDRPRWVELNRQFHDLLYQADRSLHLKTLLQRLSDIAAIYINLSFAERPLQKESADKEHRELLAAYRSKDAVRATNISLNHINSTLEAARKVLQSH; encoded by the coding sequence TTGACCGCAAAGCTGCAATTTCCAGCCGTTACAGGACTTTCACGCACGACGCAAGCAAGTGTTACAGATTATTTACGAAAAGCAATTCTTTCAGGAGAGTTACCTGCGGGTACTCGTCTTGTACAAGCAGAATTATCGCAAGCACTCAACGTGAGTGTTACTCCCATCCGCGAAGCACTCCGCGAACTAAGTACGCAAGGTTTAGTTGACTTAGATGCCTTTCGCGGTGCTGTAGTCCACACGCCAACGCTGGCAGAATTAGAAGAAATTTTTGAGATTCGGGCGGCGTTACTGCCGTTGAGTATTCAAAGAGGAGTATATGCGATTACCGAGCGAGAACTTCAGCAGGCAGAATTGCTGTTAATGCAAATGGAAGTTGAAAGCGATCGCCCCCGCTGGGTAGAACTGAATCGCCAATTTCACGATTTGCTGTATCAAGCAGACCGCAGTTTGCATTTAAAAACTTTACTACAACGCTTATCAGATATTGCAGCGATTTATATCAACTTATCGTTTGCCGAAAGACCATTACAAAAAGAATCAGCCGATAAAGAACACCGCGAACTTTTAGCAGCATATCGTAGTAAAGATGCAGTGCGGGCAACAAATATATCTCTCAACCACATCAATTCAACGCTAGAAGCCGCCAGAAAAGTCTTACAAAGTCATTAG
- a CDS encoding ring-opening amidohydrolase, giving the protein MKVEVHKIPQNSPDDLSQFDALIHSGKIDPHKIVAILGKTEGNGCVNDFTRGFAVQTLKTYLREKANLEVAQRIIYVMSGGTEGVLSPHLNIFTRDEEEGAQRWGLAIGISRTRDFLPTEIGTLAMVEEVAVGVEAAIADAKLNKTDVHFVQIKCPLIVSTQQVKASNSYQSMAYSRGASALGVAVALGEISFEQITATDICANYTLYSQVASTSAGVELRNCEIIVLGNSPHSTSNFVIGHSVMQHALDREAICQAVRSTNQPLERVVNIFAKAEADPSGFILGRRHTMLDDSDINHTRMARAVVGAIAASVVQDPMVYVSGGSEHQGPPGGGPVAAIAYLPTQ; this is encoded by the coding sequence ATGAAAGTAGAAGTTCACAAAATACCGCAAAATAGCCCTGATGACTTATCGCAATTCGACGCCCTGATTCATAGCGGCAAGATCGATCCGCATAAAATTGTGGCAATTCTTGGTAAAACGGAGGGTAACGGTTGCGTTAATGACTTTACGCGCGGGTTCGCAGTGCAAACGTTGAAAACATACCTGCGCGAAAAAGCGAATCTTGAAGTTGCACAACGAATTATTTATGTGATGTCAGGCGGTACGGAAGGAGTTTTAAGTCCGCACCTAAATATTTTTACGCGAGACGAGGAAGAAGGAGCACAACGCTGGGGCTTAGCGATTGGAATTAGCCGGACGCGGGACTTTTTACCAACCGAGATTGGTACGCTCGCAATGGTTGAAGAAGTAGCTGTGGGGGTAGAAGCTGCGATCGCTGACGCGAAGTTAAATAAAACGGATGTTCATTTTGTGCAAATTAAATGCCCGTTAATCGTTTCTACGCAACAGGTAAAAGCGAGTAACAGCTATCAATCGATGGCGTATTCGCGCGGGGCGTCTGCATTAGGTGTGGCTGTGGCGTTGGGAGAGATTAGTTTTGAGCAAATAACAGCAACAGATATTTGTGCAAACTATACGTTGTATTCTCAAGTTGCTTCGACTTCAGCAGGAGTGGAGTTGCGTAACTGTGAAATTATCGTACTGGGTAACTCGCCGCATTCCACAAGTAACTTTGTTATCGGACACAGTGTCATGCAACACGCGTTGGATCGCGAGGCAATTTGTCAAGCAGTGCGCAGTACCAATCAACCCTTAGAACGCGTTGTCAATATCTTTGCCAAAGCTGAAGCCGATCCTTCGGGATTTATTTTAGGACGCCGACACACGATGTTAGATGACTCGGATATCAATCATACACGCATGGCAAGAGCCGTTGTTGGGGCGATCGCGGCTTCTGTCGTGCAAGACCCAATGGTGTATGTTTCCGGTGGTAGCGAACATCAAGGTCCTCCTGGCGGCGGTCCTGTCGCGGCGATCGCCTACTTGCCAACACAATGA
- a CDS encoding DUF3303 domain-containing protein — protein MQARQLISIVAIAVVNYSRCFQLMRTNGPSLFDIWIQAWRDLSHFEINPRTHFSRSRLSISQFSFSNAAVIYNAIALGKIAFDNIA, from the coding sequence ATGCAGGCGCGTCAGCTGATATCTATCGTCGCGATCGCGGTCGTCAATTACTCTAGATGCTTTCAACTCATGCGTACTAACGGTCCATCATTATTTGATATCTGGATTCAAGCTTGGCGCGATCTCAGTCATTTTGAGATTAATCCCCGTACGCACTTCAGCAGAAGTCGCTTAAGCATATCGCAGTTCAGCTTTAGCAACGCGGCAGTAATTTACAATGCGATCGCTCTTGGTAAAATTGCCTTTGATAACATTGCGTGA
- a CDS encoding RNA-guided endonuclease TnpB family protein → METILTISCKLITQGDQVAKLDATLVNFAAACNWINQSVDSKLTNNVRIQSLVYEQVRQQFDLSANLAIRAINRVAGNRKTAKQKGKSVKDFKPTSVDYDARIFAYNEKNQTVSLKLVGGREKFKLSLGSYQIGKLKGKKPTSATLVKTKKGEYFINIQVKDEAPQPIESKDVLGVDLGRTDICVTTNGFRASGKQITKIRNHHSRLRASLQQKASKGTRSSRRRCRQLLKRLSGKERRFQKHANHVVSKILVQQALASNSVIALENLEGIRERTNQLPRSKKERRLSNSWSFFELRQFITYKSLAAGVEIVLVDPRYTSKTCHCCNVIGERNGKSFKCINAVCNWTGDADYNGLCRLQRLQRLLGKHSTLFSFSTTLPIHHTCIY, encoded by the coding sequence ATGGAAACAATACTGACTATAAGTTGCAAGTTAATAACCCAGGGTGACCAGGTTGCCAAACTAGATGCGACGCTGGTTAATTTTGCTGCTGCTTGCAACTGGATAAATCAGTCAGTAGATTCCAAGCTAACCAACAACGTTCGGATTCAGTCTTTGGTTTACGAGCAGGTAAGGCAACAGTTCGACCTATCTGCAAACCTAGCCATTCGAGCCATTAATCGAGTAGCAGGAAATCGTAAGACGGCTAAACAAAAGGGCAAGTCTGTTAAAGACTTTAAACCGACTAGTGTTGATTACGATGCTCGAATATTTGCCTATAACGAGAAGAATCAAACAGTAAGTTTAAAGTTGGTAGGTGGTAGAGAGAAGTTTAAATTATCTTTAGGTAGCTATCAAATCGGTAAGCTTAAAGGGAAAAAGCCTACCTCTGCTACGTTGGTTAAAACAAAAAAGGGGGAATACTTCATCAACATTCAAGTTAAAGATGAAGCGCCCCAACCAATTGAATCGAAAGACGTTTTGGGTGTCGATTTAGGAAGGACGGACATATGCGTAACAACAAATGGGTTTAGAGCAAGTGGAAAACAAATAACTAAAATTAGAAACCATCATTCAAGACTGAGAGCGTCGTTGCAACAAAAAGCGTCTAAAGGCACAAGGAGTAGTCGGCGTAGATGTCGGCAACTCCTGAAACGGTTATCGGGCAAAGAGCGACGTTTTCAGAAACACGCCAACCATGTCGTCAGCAAAATCCTAGTTCAGCAAGCTCTCGCATCTAATTCTGTAATTGCGTTAGAGAATTTAGAAGGGATCAGGGAAAGAACAAATCAGCTACCTCGCAGCAAGAAAGAACGAAGATTGTCTAACTCTTGGTCGTTTTTTGAACTGAGACAATTTATAACTTATAAAAGCTTGGCTGCGGGAGTTGAAATAGTATTAGTTGACCCACGATACACATCAAAAACCTGCCATTGTTGCAATGTAATTGGAGAACGTAACGGCAAGTCCTTTAAGTGTATTAATGCTGTTTGCAATTGGACTGGAGATGCTGACTACAATGGTTTATGTCGTTTACAACGTCTACAGCGTTTGCTGGGTAAACATTCTACGTTGTTTTCATTTTCTACAACGTTACCCATCCACCATACTTGTATTTATTAG
- a CDS encoding amidohydrolase family protein has protein sequence MNLDCALTNATLPDRAGRWCIGVVEGKIATVIEGDFLAAQTVWNLDGKVLTAGLVDAHAHLDKALTAEFVGDVFAQNGLASAIQAVRQLKSRFTVADVEQRASQALQWSIAAGTTTIRTHVEADRFVELRAVEGLLNVQRSLAHQIDIQLVAFPQEGWFAVPDTLESGAAPYIEQALQRGIKVIGGNVNQGLWSSNPEAQVDALFDLALRYDCDLDLHLDNWDGAEAFTLPYVAQKTIEHNYQGRVAVSHIASLAYVSPSQAQAAIELVKNAEISVTVLPTRIKLTRVAELLEANVNVVCGTDNLRDPFVRYGDADLLKAVLLLAQLTGYMANRDLERLWQTISENAAKMLRLSYGIEPGHAADLVVFDAYSIPEAILHQATRLAVFKSGNLVAGTIQEKVPSLYNSNLMSPRSWT, from the coding sequence GTGAATCTAGATTGTGCGTTGACGAACGCGACTTTGCCAGATCGTGCAGGGCGGTGGTGTATTGGTGTAGTAGAGGGTAAGATTGCGACAGTTATTGAAGGTGATTTTCTCGCTGCGCAAACGGTGTGGAATCTCGATGGTAAAGTTTTAACTGCGGGTTTAGTTGATGCACACGCGCACCTGGATAAAGCATTAACCGCCGAGTTTGTAGGCGATGTTTTTGCTCAAAACGGACTAGCCTCAGCAATTCAAGCCGTACGACAGTTAAAGTCACGTTTTACAGTTGCAGATGTCGAACAACGCGCCTCGCAAGCTTTGCAGTGGAGTATAGCCGCAGGAACAACAACAATTCGCACGCATGTGGAAGCGGATAGATTTGTCGAGTTGCGCGCGGTAGAAGGATTATTAAATGTGCAGCGATCGCTGGCGCATCAAATCGATATTCAATTAGTTGCGTTTCCGCAAGAGGGATGGTTTGCAGTTCCAGACACACTAGAATCGGGTGCAGCGCCATACATTGAACAAGCACTACAACGTGGTATAAAAGTGATTGGCGGTAATGTCAATCAAGGTTTATGGTCGTCAAATCCAGAAGCGCAAGTTGATGCGTTATTTGATTTAGCACTGCGCTACGACTGCGACCTCGATTTGCATCTGGATAACTGGGATGGCGCGGAAGCATTTACACTACCGTATGTCGCGCAGAAAACGATTGAACATAATTATCAAGGGCGAGTCGCAGTTTCACATATTGCTTCGCTGGCGTATGTTTCCCCTAGTCAAGCCCAAGCGGCGATTGAACTGGTGAAAAACGCTGAAATTTCAGTCACTGTGTTACCAACACGAATTAAGTTAACGCGAGTTGCCGAACTTCTTGAAGCCAATGTGAATGTTGTTTGCGGTACTGATAATTTACGCGATCCGTTTGTGCGTTATGGCGACGCAGATTTACTGAAGGCTGTATTATTGCTGGCACAGTTAACAGGCTACATGGCAAACCGAGATTTAGAAAGACTTTGGCAGACAATTTCAGAAAACGCCGCCAAGATGTTACGGTTATCCTATGGAATTGAACCTGGTCATGCAGCCGATTTAGTTGTCTTCGATGCTTACTCAATTCCCGAAGCAATTTTACATCAAGCAACACGATTAGCTGTCTTCAAATCTGGCAATCTCGTTGCAGGTACAATACAGGAGAAAGTGCCAAGTTTATACAACTCTAATTTGATGAGTCCACGAAGTTGGACTTAG
- a CDS encoding Rab family GTPase, which translates to MHEIKITMLGPSGVGKTTLLTAIYEQFESNIGKTNLQLTPDEESSAILQERLVELKTLLDDFEATGGIQGTEGEPEELRSFIFGLGQKGQKPSLQLHFQDYPGGYHAAKATPEKRQFVKSLLTDCVAVLIAIDAPALMEQNGKWHEFINRPQQMTDLFKTAYQDLDSPRLVIFAPVKCEKYLQSEASAKELLQRVREGYSKLIDLFNSANLLPKVAAVVTPVQTVGSVVFSRIDTNNSTPHFRFRKISHDAVYNPQNSEQPLRYLLRFILKLHIDTRSRSWGIFSFLRDWLGRDYHLKQAVSQFASECKTNNGFALLQGEDLLKIS; encoded by the coding sequence ATGCACGAAATTAAAATTACGATGTTGGGTCCTAGTGGGGTGGGTAAGACGACTTTACTGACCGCAATTTATGAGCAATTCGAAAGTAATATTGGGAAAACGAATTTACAACTTACACCTGATGAAGAGAGTTCGGCGATTCTACAAGAAAGGTTAGTGGAACTAAAAACTTTACTCGACGATTTTGAAGCAACTGGGGGAATTCAAGGAACCGAAGGCGAACCGGAAGAGTTGCGATCGTTTATCTTTGGTTTAGGGCAAAAAGGTCAAAAACCTTCTTTACAATTACATTTTCAAGATTATCCTGGTGGCTATCATGCAGCAAAAGCCACACCAGAAAAAAGACAATTTGTCAAGAGTTTACTGACTGATTGTGTCGCGGTTCTCATTGCAATTGATGCACCAGCATTGATGGAACAAAACGGTAAATGGCATGAATTTATTAATCGTCCACAGCAAATGACAGATTTATTCAAAACAGCGTATCAAGATTTAGATTCACCGCGATTAGTCATCTTTGCGCCCGTAAAATGTGAAAAATATCTCCAAAGCGAAGCGTCCGCTAAAGAACTTTTGCAACGCGTCAGAGAAGGATATAGCAAACTTATCGACTTATTTAACTCAGCCAATCTACTTCCTAAAGTTGCTGCGGTGGTGACTCCGGTACAAACAGTCGGTAGCGTCGTTTTTTCCAGAATTGATACAAACAATAGTACACCACATTTTCGCTTTCGTAAAATTAGCCACGACGCCGTGTATAATCCACAAAATAGCGAACAACCACTAAGATACTTATTGCGGTTTATCTTAAAGTTGCATATCGACACGCGATCGCGTAGTTGGGGAATATTTAGTTTCCTCCGCGATTGGCTAGGAAGAGACTATCATCTCAAGCAAGCCGTTAGTCAATTTGCCAGTGAGTGTAAAACAAACAATGGCTTCGCCTTACTTCAAGGAGAAGACTTATTAAAAATTAGCTAA
- a CDS encoding ring-opening amidohydrolase produces MSTSTSQQWIDVGVFRLPMSAPEDVSGLQHLLETQQIQAEDIVAIIAQTEGTGYVRGYASLCMQLLLSQYLQISVEDVFRRIPMMMIGLCGGLMSPHYTIFTRKAVAAPATPPPEKRLAVGIADTRVLLPEEYGTMTQVKLVAEAVEAAIAQAGISSLDDVHCVEIKCPAMTPARLQDAERRGVKVVSTHLNQASSMAKGACALGIGLALKEIPQEKLDDRAINSNHALYTNRGSVSAGGEQSACRVLVMGNSALSVSRYRVGSGVMQDQLDTTGVYVALKSAGLDCQIPLTTDRQNKIAQVFVNCGADAVTAVGNRRHTMHSDFLAGYAGIMAKAVANAIVASVVGDTMILASAGNEHQGARGSNLVAAIVDVGN; encoded by the coding sequence ATGAGTACTTCAACTTCGCAACAGTGGATTGATGTTGGCGTCTTTCGCTTACCAATGTCTGCACCAGAGGATGTAAGTGGTTTACAACATCTTTTAGAAACACAGCAAATTCAAGCCGAAGATATTGTCGCGATTATTGCCCAAACCGAAGGCACAGGATACGTACGCGGCTATGCATCTTTGTGTATGCAACTATTGCTGTCGCAGTATTTGCAAATTTCTGTAGAAGACGTTTTTCGTCGCATTCCGATGATGATGATTGGGTTATGTGGCGGCTTGATGAGTCCGCACTATACGATATTTACACGTAAGGCAGTTGCTGCACCCGCAACACCTCCTCCAGAAAAACGATTAGCTGTAGGAATTGCCGATACTCGCGTGTTGCTACCCGAAGAATACGGCACCATGACGCAAGTCAAGTTAGTAGCCGAAGCCGTAGAAGCCGCGATCGCGCAAGCTGGAATAAGTTCCTTAGACGACGTTCATTGCGTTGAAATCAAATGTCCCGCAATGACTCCAGCGCGGCTGCAAGATGCCGAAAGGCGTGGGGTGAAGGTTGTGAGTACTCATCTCAATCAAGCAAGTTCGATGGCGAAGGGTGCGTGTGCGTTGGGTATTGGTTTGGCTTTAAAAGAAATACCTCAAGAAAAGCTAGACGATCGCGCGATTAACTCGAATCACGCACTTTACACAAATCGCGGTTCAGTGTCTGCTGGCGGAGAACAATCAGCGTGTCGCGTTTTAGTAATGGGTAACTCTGCGTTGTCGGTAAGTCGCTATCGCGTCGGAAGTGGAGTCATGCAAGATCAGTTGGATACAACTGGGGTGTACGTAGCCTTGAAATCCGCAGGGTTAGATTGTCAGATTCCACTCACAACCGATCGACAAAATAAGATTGCGCAAGTCTTTGTCAACTGTGGTGCAGATGCCGTCACTGCGGTGGGCAATCGCCGTCACACAATGCACAGTGATTTTTTAGCAGGCTATGCCGGAATTATGGCAAAAGCGGTAGCAAATGCGATCGTGGCTTCGGTAGTCGGCGATACGATGATTCTGGCGTCGGCAGGAAATGAACATCAAGGTGCGCGAGGAAGTAATTTGGTGGCGGCGATCGTTGATGTGGGAAATTAG
- a CDS encoding ABC transporter substrate-binding protein, giving the protein MSKTIMPKVWTKFIALALVAGSAVYLGSCANQTTSQPPTTAQTAVNNPNRELREVRFTLSWLLQAVDAPLAIAIQKGYFAEEGIAVRFDRGYGSADSINKIASGVYDIGEGDMYSMVEFNQKNPNDKLVAVAIKYNRSPFAIMALDRAGISSPQQLEGKRLAAPAGDAARRLWPVFAQVTGVNPDSVTWNNVEPRLREALLVQGEFDAISGFNISSLPPLNKLGYGPDRLNTFLYADHGLDLYGNALIVRESFLEQNPEVVRGFVSAYLRGLQDTIRNPDEGLAAVMELSEDGLMDQAQERERLQIALDSLYVSPEVEQNGLGGVDRARLQTTLEQVAKGFGLAEVPTPEDVFNDSFLPPKEQRTI; this is encoded by the coding sequence ATGAGCAAGACAATCATGCCGAAGGTTTGGACAAAATTTATTGCACTTGCATTAGTTGCCGGATCAGCAGTATATCTCGGTAGCTGTGCTAATCAAACAACGTCTCAGCCTCCAACAACAGCACAAACAGCCGTCAATAATCCAAATCGCGAGTTACGCGAGGTGCGCTTTACCTTATCTTGGTTATTGCAAGCGGTGGATGCACCACTTGCGATCGCAATTCAAAAAGGATACTTCGCCGAAGAAGGAATTGCCGTCAGATTCGATCGCGGATACGGTTCGGCAGACTCGATTAATAAAATTGCCAGTGGTGTCTATGATATTGGCGAAGGCGATATGTACTCGATGGTCGAGTTTAACCAAAAGAACCCCAACGATAAATTAGTTGCCGTTGCTATTAAGTATAATCGTTCGCCATTTGCGATTATGGCTCTTGATAGGGCTGGAATTTCTTCTCCTCAACAACTTGAAGGTAAGCGGTTAGCCGCCCCCGCAGGTGATGCAGCAAGGCGACTTTGGCCTGTTTTTGCGCAAGTAACAGGGGTAAATCCTGATTCTGTGACTTGGAATAACGTCGAACCAAGATTGCGCGAGGCGCTGCTTGTACAAGGAGAATTTGATGCAATTTCTGGCTTTAATATTTCGAGTTTGCCACCACTCAACAAGTTAGGTTACGGTCCCGATCGCCTGAATACTTTTCTTTATGCAGATCATGGTTTAGACCTTTACGGTAACGCGTTGATTGTCCGCGAATCTTTCTTAGAACAAAATCCAGAAGTAGTGCGGGGATTTGTCAGTGCGTATTTACGCGGCTTGCAAGACACGATTAGAAATCCTGATGAGGGTTTAGCTGCTGTCATGGAACTGAGTGAAGACGGATTGATGGATCAAGCGCAAGAACGAGAAAGACTCCAAATTGCGTTAGATTCGCTCTATGTTAGCCCTGAAGTTGAGCAAAACGGCTTGGGTGGTGTCGATCGCGCGCGATTGCAAACGACGCTAGAACAAGTTGCAAAAGGCTTTGGGTTAGCTGAGGTTCCCACACCCGAAGACGTGTTTAATGATAGCTTTTTGCCGCCTAAAGAACAGCGGACAATTTGA
- a CDS encoding site-specific integrase, with product MKVQKGILPDSDYPVWMVLDDDYLPIEPIQKYLHYLDSVGRSPNTIQTYAHNLKLFWEFLRDSKLNWLEIDLEQLSNFIHWLRNPNKYKYGGWVTL from the coding sequence ATGAAAGTCCAAAAAGGTATCCTCCCAGACAGTGACTATCCGGTTTGGATGGTACTGGATGATGATTATTTACCTATCGAGCCAATCCAGAAATACCTGCATTACTTAGACAGCGTAGGGCGTTCTCCAAATACGATTCAGACTTATGCCCACAACCTCAAACTATTCTGGGAGTTTTTACGGGATTCAAAGTTAAACTGGCTCGAAATTGATTTGGAGCAGCTATCAAACTTTATTCACTGGTTGAGAAACCCTAATAAATACAAGTATGGTGGATGGGTAACGTTGTAG
- a CDS encoding orotate phosphoribosyltransferase has product MSEHAIAQLIEKTEALQSGHFQLASGLHASRFFRCIKLLRYPQAAEIIFAEIARRFANENIDYVLGANEAGSILAFEVAKHLGVEVAIAREKSGTYALIEGFTFPVGARVLVVDDITTTGGTAKQLLAIARQAGAEPVGVGLVATKGLFNVDLSCRTEVLISLQGMDAMSPEDCTLCQQQIPLTT; this is encoded by the coding sequence ATGTCAGAACACGCAATCGCCCAACTTATTGAAAAAACAGAAGCACTGCAAAGTGGACATTTTCAGCTAGCAAGTGGACTTCATGCGTCTCGATTTTTTCGTTGCATCAAACTGCTGCGCTATCCCCAAGCCGCTGAGATTATTTTTGCAGAAATCGCTCGCCGGTTTGCGAATGAGAACATTGATTATGTTTTAGGTGCAAACGAAGCTGGGAGTATTTTAGCTTTTGAAGTCGCGAAGCATTTAGGAGTAGAAGTTGCGATCGCCCGCGAAAAATCTGGGACTTATGCGTTGATTGAAGGTTTTACTTTTCCTGTTGGGGCGCGGGTTTTAGTCGTTGATGACATCACGACAACCGGAGGTACTGCAAAACAATTGCTTGCGATCGCGCGTCAAGCGGGTGCGGAACCTGTAGGTGTGGGACTTGTTGCAACTAAAGGGTTATTTAATGTTGATTTATCTTGTCGCACTGAAGTTTTAATTTCACTACAGGGTATGGATGCAATGTCTCCAGAAGATTGCACTTTGTGTCAGCAGCAAATACCGCTCACTACTTGA